A region from the Desulfitobacterium dehalogenans ATCC 51507 genome encodes:
- a CDS encoding ribonuclease J: MPKEHKVQIIPLGGLGEIGKNMTVIRYDNQMIVIDAGLAFPEDEMLGIDIVIPDYSYLLEHKEMVQGILVTHGHEDHIGALPYLLKDLDAPIFATRLTLGLIQSKLKEGNLDSIKATVVRPRDTVKLGVFKVEFMSVNHSIPDAVALAIHTPMGTIIHTGDFKVDHTPVMGEKIDIHKFAELGDKGVLCLLSDSTNVERPGFTMSERSVGHMFEEAFNSAKDRIIIASFATNVHRLQQVITAAYHTNRKVAVVGRSMVNTVAIASELGYLDIPEGTLVDVDEVINLPGNQACILTTGSQGEPMSALTRMAMSDHRRIEIQPGDTVIISANPIPGNEKSVSKTIDLLFKLGANVIYESFQGMHVSGHASQEELKLMLNMTRPQYFIPVHGEYRMLIKHAKLAEQLGIPRENTFVADNGTIIEFTRHGASIAGKVSAGKVLIDGLGVGDVGNIVLRDRKQLSQDGILIVVMTISRSTGAVVAGPDVVTRGFVYVRESESMLEEAKDKVKQTMARLKENRVTEWAVLKGQVRETLSKHFYEKTRRRPMILPIIQEVE, encoded by the coding sequence TTGCCAAAAGAACATAAGGTTCAGATCATACCTTTAGGCGGTTTAGGCGAGATCGGTAAAAATATGACCGTGATTCGCTACGATAATCAAATGATCGTTATAGATGCGGGGTTGGCATTTCCCGAAGATGAGATGCTGGGGATAGATATAGTCATCCCGGATTATTCTTATCTATTGGAACATAAAGAAATGGTTCAAGGAATCTTAGTCACCCATGGTCATGAAGACCATATTGGTGCACTGCCTTATCTTCTTAAAGACCTGGATGCCCCTATTTTTGCCACGCGCTTAACTCTGGGGTTGATTCAATCCAAATTAAAAGAAGGAAATCTAGATAGTATCAAAGCAACGGTAGTTCGTCCTAGAGATACTGTTAAACTTGGAGTTTTTAAAGTCGAGTTTATGAGTGTGAATCATAGCATTCCGGATGCTGTAGCGCTAGCGATACATACTCCTATGGGTACGATCATTCATACTGGGGATTTCAAAGTGGACCATACTCCTGTCATGGGTGAAAAAATTGATATTCATAAGTTTGCCGAACTCGGAGACAAAGGGGTCCTTTGCTTGCTGTCCGACAGTACCAATGTGGAACGGCCTGGTTTTACCATGTCTGAACGCAGCGTGGGACACATGTTTGAGGAAGCATTTAATAGTGCAAAAGACAGAATTATCATTGCTAGCTTTGCGACCAATGTGCACAGGCTTCAGCAAGTGATTACAGCAGCATACCATACCAACCGTAAGGTTGCTGTCGTTGGCCGGAGTATGGTTAACACTGTAGCTATAGCCTCAGAGTTGGGTTATTTGGATATACCTGAGGGCACTCTGGTCGATGTGGATGAAGTTATAAATTTGCCGGGTAATCAAGCCTGTATTCTAACCACAGGCAGTCAGGGGGAGCCTATGTCGGCTCTAACCCGAATGGCGATGAGCGACCATCGGCGTATTGAAATTCAACCTGGCGATACGGTCATCATATCTGCAAACCCTATCCCCGGCAACGAAAAATCAGTATCAAAAACCATTGACCTTTTGTTTAAGCTCGGTGCCAATGTGATTTACGAGTCTTTCCAAGGTATGCATGTTTCTGGACATGCCAGTCAGGAAGAACTTAAACTCATGCTCAATATGACTCGCCCTCAATACTTTATTCCTGTTCATGGTGAATATCGTATGCTTATTAAGCATGCTAAGCTGGCTGAACAGCTGGGAATTCCCAGAGAGAACACCTTTGTTGCTGATAATGGTACGATTATTGAGTTTACGCGCCATGGGGCAAGTATCGCAGGGAAAGTCTCCGCTGGGAAGGTCTTAATTGATGGACTTGGAGTCGGTGATGTCGGTAATATTGTGCTGCGGGATCGCAAACAGCTTTCTCAAGATGGAATCTTAATCGTGGTTATGACCATTAGCCGTAGTACCGGAGCTGTCGTAGCAGGCCCTGATGTAGTAACTCGTGGCTTTGTCTATGTTCGTGAATCGGAATCCATGCTTGAAGAAGCAAAAGATAAAGTAAAACAGACTATGGCTCGATTAAAGGAGAACCGTGTTACTGAGTGGGCTGTTTTGAAAGGTCAAGTTCGGGAAACCTTAAGCAAGCATTTCTACGAAAAGACACGGAGGCGCCCAATGATTCTTCCTATCATTCAGGAAGTTGAGTAG